A single Triticum dicoccoides isolate Atlit2015 ecotype Zavitan chromosome 2A, WEW_v2.0, whole genome shotgun sequence DNA region contains:
- the LOC119356019 gene encoding SPX domain-containing membrane protein OsI_17046 gives MVNFGKKLMADQVEEWKGYYINYKLMKKLLKQYVQQTQIGGKDCEQVLKEFSRILDDQIERIVLFLLQQQGHLSRRIEELGAQRAAIMQQVDTSRVFQLREDYRDVGRDLVKLLRFVDMNATGLRKILKKFDKRFGYKFTDYYVTTRSNHPYSQLQQVFKQVGIVAVAGALSRNLAYLEHEHRGSFLSIYDNPSVVLQDPIIDQVNHAVQKLTHATSFMQYLGQHALIVQDDTPSGSEDNVDDESYHFMSLMLNLVNTFLYMVNTYIIVPTADDYSVSLGAAATVCGIIIGSMAVAQVFSSVYFSAWSNRSYFRPLVFSSIMLFSGNLLYALAYDLNSLTVLLIGRILCGLGSARAVNRRYISDCVPLKIRLQASAGFVSASALGMACGPGLAGFLQTKFTIYSLTFNQSTLPGWVMSIAWLLYLVWLWFSFKEPEHFAKAAAEAAARTPQPSESGHQESANLEEGLAQPLLIGSEERLDDNSEDNDDEDAKSSHEPATSFASAYKLLTPSVKVQLLIYFMLKYAMEILLSESSVVTTYYFNWDTSAVAIFLAILGLTVLPVNAIVGSYVTNWFEDRQILVASEIMVLIGIIMSFRYTPHYSIPQYVSSALITFVFAEVLEGVNLSLLSRVMSSRLSRGTYNGGLLSTEAGTLARVVADATITAAGYLGTDMLLNVTLLPPLVITILSIVATFCTYNTLY, from the exons ATGGTGAACTTTGGGAAGAAGTTGATGGCAGATCAAGTAGAAGAATGGAAAGG GTACTATATTAATTACAAATTGATGAAGAAATTGTTAAAGCAATACGTTCAACAGACCCAAATTGGTGGCAAAGATTGCGAGCAAGTTCTTAAGGAGTTCTCGAGGATTCTTGATGATCAG ATTGAAAGGATCGTGCTCTTTCTGCTGCAACAACAAGGTCACCTCTCTAGAAGGATTGAGGAATTGGGAGCACAGCGTGCTGCTATTATGCAACAGGTTGATACATCAAGAGTTTTCCAACTTCGTGAGGATTACAGAGATGTTGGAAGAGATCTTGTAAAGCTTCTCCGCTTTGTTGACATGAATGCTACCGGTCTAAGGAAGATACTGAAGAAATTCGATAAGCGGTTTGGCTATAAGTTTACAGATTATTATGTCACCACTCGTTCAAACCATCCTTATTCACAGCTTCAGCAAGTCTTTAAGCAAGTG GGAATTGTAGCCGTTGCAGGTGCTTTATCACGCAACCTTGCATATCTGGAACATGAGCATCGAGGAAGCTTTTTATCCATATATGATAACCCATCAGTTGTACTGCAG GACCCTATCATAGACCAGGTAAACCATGCCGTACAGAAACTCACACACGCAACGAGTTTTATGCAATACTTGGGACAACACGCACTTATCGTCCAAGACGACACACCCAGTGGATCAGAGGATAATGTCGATGATGAGAGCTACCATTTCATGTCCCTGATGCTTAACCTAGTGAACACATTTCTTTACATGGTGAACACATATATCATTGTCCCGACCGCAGACGACTACTCAGTGAGCCTTGGAGCTGCCGCGACAGTTTGTGGCATAATCATTGGATCGATGGCGGTCGCGCAGGTGTTCTCTTCGGTTTATTTTAGTGCCTGGTCGAATAGGTCATACTTCAGACCTCTAGTATTCAGCAGCATTATGCTTTTCTCTGGGAACCTGCTGTATGCATTGGCATATGACCTGAACTCCCTGACAGTTCTCCTGATTGGCCGTATACTATGCGG GTTGGGTTCCGCAAGAGCTGTGAACCGTCGGTATATCAGTGACTGTGTGCCTCTCAAGATCAGGCTACAAGCCTCTGCAGGGTTCGTCAGTGCCAGTGCTCTTGGAATGGCATGTGGCCCTGGCCTTGCTGGTTTTCTTCAGACAAAATTTACGATATACTCGCTGACTTTTAACCAGAGCACATTgcctggatgggtcatgtccattgcTTGGCTTCTTTACTTGGTGTGGCTGTGGTTTTCATTCAAAGAGCCGGAACACTTCGCTAAGGCTGCGGCCGAGGCTGCAGCCAGAACACCGCAGCCTTCTGAATCTG GCCATCAAGAAAGTGCTAATTTGGAGGAAGGTCTAGCACAACCTCTGCTTATAGGTTCAGAAGAGAGGCTGGATGATAATTCGGAGGATAATGATGATGAAGATGCTAAAAGTTCCCATGAGCCAGCAACATCCTTTGCTTCAGCATATAAATTGCTGACACCCTCTGTGAAG GTACAACTATTGATATACTTTATGCTCAAGTATGCGATGGAAATTTTGCTCTCCGAATCAAGTGTCGTCACCACATACTATTTTAACTGGGATACAAGCGCCGTGGCCATCTTTTTAGCGATTCTTGGGTTGACTGTTCTTCCAGTAAATGCCATCGTTGGGAGCTACGTTACAAATTGGTTTGAGGACAG GCAAATTCTGGTGGCATCTGAAATCATGGTTCTGATTGGCATTATCATGAGCTTCCGTTACACACCTCACTACTCCATTCCACAGTACGTCTCTTCGGCTCTCATCACATTCGTATTCGCAGAGGTGCTTGAAG GAGTAAACCTGTCCCTGCTTTCGCGGGTCATGTCGTCGAGGCTGTCACGAGGGACCTACAATGGCGGCCTCCTCTCAACGGAGGCCGGGACGCTGGCCCGTGTGGTCGCGGACGCGACGATCACCGCGGCGGGCTACCTAGGCACGGACATGCTCCTCAACGTCACCCTGCTGCCGCCTCTGGTGATCACCATCCTCTCCATCGTCGCGACGTTCTGCACATACAACACCCTCTACTGA
- the LOC119359781 gene encoding protein HOTHEAD-like isoform X2: MASDQPFARALAAICVGFFVILCCSPQARAVDYTFARDATRAPAVSYYDYIIVGGGTAGCPLAATLSQRFRVLLLERGGSPYGDQRVENMTHFTATLADTSPGSPAQRFVSEDGVINSRPRVLGGGSCINAGFYTRASDEYVMDVGWDLEAAKAAYRWVEDVVAFHPELGPWQGALQRGLMEVGVAPDNGFTFDHIDGTKVGGSIFDDEGRRHTAADLLRYARPEGIDLLLRARVAKILFNVGGRRARPVAHGVVFHDSRGRMHKAYLNTGGRNEIILSAGALGSPQLLMLSGVGPADHLRSFNITLVLNQSAVGQGMADNPMNAIFVPSPSPVEVSLIQVVGITQFGSYIEGASGSNWANPRHQGSGGNRRPPRNFGMFSPQTGQLATVPPKQRTPEAIARAADAMSQLDDSVFRGGFILEKVLGPASTGHLELRNLNPDDNPAVTFNYFSHPEDLRRCVEGLTLIERVIQSKSFENFTYPYFSMEELLNITAEFPVNLLPRHDNDSKSLEQFCKDTVMTIWHYHGGCQVGRVVDAEYRVLGVDALRVIDGSTFNASPGTNPQATVMMLGRYMGVKLRDERVHAEGLRRRKL, translated from the exons ATGGCTTCGGACCAGCCGTTCGCGAGAGCACTGGCGGCCATCTGCGTAGGCTTCTTCGTCATCCTATGCTGCTCGCCACAAG CGCGAGCCGTGGACTACACGTTCGCCCGGGACGCGACGCGGGCGCCGGCGGTGTCGTACTACGACTACATCATCGTGGGCGGCGGCACGGCGGGGTGCCCGCTCGCCGCCACGCTGTCGCAGCGCTTCCGCGTGCTCCTGCTGGAGCGCGGCGGGTCGCCCTACGGCGACCAGCGGGTGGAGAACATGACCCACTTCACGGCCACGCTCGCGGACACGTCCCCGGGGTCGCCGGCGCAGCGCTTCGTGTCCGAGGACGGCGTCATCAACTCGCGCCCGCGGGTGCTGGGCGGCGGCAGCTGCATCAACGCCGGGTTCTACACGCGCGCCAGCGACGAGTACGTGATGGACGTCGGGTGGGACCTCGAGGCGGCCAAGGCGGCGTACCGGTGGGTGGAGGACGTGGTGGCGTTCCACCCGGAGCTCGGCCCCTGGCAGGGCGCGCTGCAGAGGGGGCTCATGGAGGTCGGCGTCGCGCCGGACAACGGCTTCACGTTCGACCACATCGACGGGACCAAGGTCGGCGGCTCCATATTCGACGACGAGGGGCGGCGCCACACGGCCGCCGACCTGCTGCGGTACGCGCGCCCCGAGGGCATCGACCTGCTGCTCCGGGCCAGAGTGGCCAAGATCCTCTTCAACGTCGGAG GGCGCCGGGCACGGCCGGTGGCGCACGGCGTGGTGTTCCACGACTCCAGAGGGCGGATGCACAAGGCCTACCTCAACACCGGCGGCCGCAACGAGATCATCCTCTCGGCGGGCGCCTTGGGCAGCCCGCAGCTGCTGATGCTCAGCGGCGTCGGCCCCGCGGACCACCTGCGCTCCTTCAACATCACCCTCGTGCTGAACCAGTCGGCGGTCGGCCAGGGCATGGCCGACAACCCCATGAACGCCATCTTCGTGCCGTCGCCTTCCCCCGTCGAGGTCTCCCTCATCCAGGTCGTCGGCATCACCCAGTTCGGCAGCTACATCGAGGGCGCCAGCGGCTCCAACTGGGCCAACCCGCGCCACCAGGGCTCCGGTGGCAACCGCCGGCCGCCCCGCAACTTCGGCATGTTCTCTCCCCAG ACTGGGCAGCTGGCCACGGTGCCCCCGAAGCAGCGCACGCCGGAGGCGATCGCGCGCGCGGCGGACGCGATGAGCCAGCTCGACGACTCGGTGTTCCGCGGCGGCTTCATCCTGGAGAAGGTCCTTGGGCCGGCGTCCACGGGCCACCTGGAGCTGCGGAACCTCAACCCGGACGACAACCCGGCGGTGACGTTCAACTACTTCTCGCACCCGGAGGACCTCCGGCGCTGCGTGGAGGGGTTGACGCTCATCGAGCGCGTCATCCAGTCCAAATCCTTCGAGAACTTCACGTACCCCTACTTCTCCATGGAGGAGCTGCTCAACATCACGGCGGAGTTCCCCGTGAACCTGCTGCCGCGGCACGACAACGACTCCAAGTCGCTGGAGCAGTTCTGCAAGGACACCGTGATGACCATCTGGCACTACCACGGCGGCTGCCAGGTCGGCAGGGTCGTGGACGCCGAGTACCGGGTGCTCGGCGTCGACGCGCTGCGCGTCATCGACGGCTCCACGTTCAACGCCTCGCCGGGAACCAACCCGCAGGCCACCGTGATGATGCTCGGCAG GTATATGGGGGTTAAGCTGCGAGACGAGAGAGTGCACGCTGAAGGATTAAGGAGGAGAAAACTGTAG
- the LOC119359781 gene encoding protein HOTHEAD-like isoform X1, translated as MASDQPFARALAAICVGFFVILCCSPQAARAVDYTFARDATRAPAVSYYDYIIVGGGTAGCPLAATLSQRFRVLLLERGGSPYGDQRVENMTHFTATLADTSPGSPAQRFVSEDGVINSRPRVLGGGSCINAGFYTRASDEYVMDVGWDLEAAKAAYRWVEDVVAFHPELGPWQGALQRGLMEVGVAPDNGFTFDHIDGTKVGGSIFDDEGRRHTAADLLRYARPEGIDLLLRARVAKILFNVGGRRARPVAHGVVFHDSRGRMHKAYLNTGGRNEIILSAGALGSPQLLMLSGVGPADHLRSFNITLVLNQSAVGQGMADNPMNAIFVPSPSPVEVSLIQVVGITQFGSYIEGASGSNWANPRHQGSGGNRRPPRNFGMFSPQTGQLATVPPKQRTPEAIARAADAMSQLDDSVFRGGFILEKVLGPASTGHLELRNLNPDDNPAVTFNYFSHPEDLRRCVEGLTLIERVIQSKSFENFTYPYFSMEELLNITAEFPVNLLPRHDNDSKSLEQFCKDTVMTIWHYHGGCQVGRVVDAEYRVLGVDALRVIDGSTFNASPGTNPQATVMMLGRYMGVKLRDERVHAEGLRRRKL; from the exons ATGGCTTCGGACCAGCCGTTCGCGAGAGCACTGGCGGCCATCTGCGTAGGCTTCTTCGTCATCCTATGCTGCTCGCCACAAG CAGCGCGAGCCGTGGACTACACGTTCGCCCGGGACGCGACGCGGGCGCCGGCGGTGTCGTACTACGACTACATCATCGTGGGCGGCGGCACGGCGGGGTGCCCGCTCGCCGCCACGCTGTCGCAGCGCTTCCGCGTGCTCCTGCTGGAGCGCGGCGGGTCGCCCTACGGCGACCAGCGGGTGGAGAACATGACCCACTTCACGGCCACGCTCGCGGACACGTCCCCGGGGTCGCCGGCGCAGCGCTTCGTGTCCGAGGACGGCGTCATCAACTCGCGCCCGCGGGTGCTGGGCGGCGGCAGCTGCATCAACGCCGGGTTCTACACGCGCGCCAGCGACGAGTACGTGATGGACGTCGGGTGGGACCTCGAGGCGGCCAAGGCGGCGTACCGGTGGGTGGAGGACGTGGTGGCGTTCCACCCGGAGCTCGGCCCCTGGCAGGGCGCGCTGCAGAGGGGGCTCATGGAGGTCGGCGTCGCGCCGGACAACGGCTTCACGTTCGACCACATCGACGGGACCAAGGTCGGCGGCTCCATATTCGACGACGAGGGGCGGCGCCACACGGCCGCCGACCTGCTGCGGTACGCGCGCCCCGAGGGCATCGACCTGCTGCTCCGGGCCAGAGTGGCCAAGATCCTCTTCAACGTCGGAG GGCGCCGGGCACGGCCGGTGGCGCACGGCGTGGTGTTCCACGACTCCAGAGGGCGGATGCACAAGGCCTACCTCAACACCGGCGGCCGCAACGAGATCATCCTCTCGGCGGGCGCCTTGGGCAGCCCGCAGCTGCTGATGCTCAGCGGCGTCGGCCCCGCGGACCACCTGCGCTCCTTCAACATCACCCTCGTGCTGAACCAGTCGGCGGTCGGCCAGGGCATGGCCGACAACCCCATGAACGCCATCTTCGTGCCGTCGCCTTCCCCCGTCGAGGTCTCCCTCATCCAGGTCGTCGGCATCACCCAGTTCGGCAGCTACATCGAGGGCGCCAGCGGCTCCAACTGGGCCAACCCGCGCCACCAGGGCTCCGGTGGCAACCGCCGGCCGCCCCGCAACTTCGGCATGTTCTCTCCCCAG ACTGGGCAGCTGGCCACGGTGCCCCCGAAGCAGCGCACGCCGGAGGCGATCGCGCGCGCGGCGGACGCGATGAGCCAGCTCGACGACTCGGTGTTCCGCGGCGGCTTCATCCTGGAGAAGGTCCTTGGGCCGGCGTCCACGGGCCACCTGGAGCTGCGGAACCTCAACCCGGACGACAACCCGGCGGTGACGTTCAACTACTTCTCGCACCCGGAGGACCTCCGGCGCTGCGTGGAGGGGTTGACGCTCATCGAGCGCGTCATCCAGTCCAAATCCTTCGAGAACTTCACGTACCCCTACTTCTCCATGGAGGAGCTGCTCAACATCACGGCGGAGTTCCCCGTGAACCTGCTGCCGCGGCACGACAACGACTCCAAGTCGCTGGAGCAGTTCTGCAAGGACACCGTGATGACCATCTGGCACTACCACGGCGGCTGCCAGGTCGGCAGGGTCGTGGACGCCGAGTACCGGGTGCTCGGCGTCGACGCGCTGCGCGTCATCGACGGCTCCACGTTCAACGCCTCGCCGGGAACCAACCCGCAGGCCACCGTGATGATGCTCGGCAG GTATATGGGGGTTAAGCTGCGAGACGAGAGAGTGCACGCTGAAGGATTAAGGAGGAGAAAACTGTAG
- the LOC119359781 gene encoding protein HOTHEAD-like isoform X3, whose product MASDQPFARALAAICVGFFVILCCSPQARAVDYTFARDATRAPAVSYYDYIIVGGGTAGCPLAATLSQRFRVLLLERGGSPYGDQRVENMTHFTATLADTSPGSPAQRFVSEDGVINSRPRVLGGGSCINAGFYTRASDEYVMDVGWDLEAAKAAYRWVEDVVAFHPELGPWQGALQRGLMEVGVAPDNGFTFDHIDGTKVGGSIFDDEGRRHTAADLLRYARPEGIDLLLRARVAKILFNVGGRRARPVAHGVVFHDSRGRMHKAYLNTGGRNEIILSAGALGSPQLLMLSGVGPADHLRSFNITLVLNQSAVGQGMADNPMNAIFVPSPSPVEVSLIQVVGITQFGSYIEGASGSNWANPRHQGSGGNRRPPRNFGMFSPQTGQLATVPPKQRTPEAIARAADAMSQLDDSVFRGGFILEKVLGPASTGHLELRNLNPDDNPAVTFNYFSHPEDLRRCVEGLTLIERVIQSKSFENFTYPYFSMEELLNITAEFPVNLLPRHDNDSKSLEQFCKDTVMTIWHYHGGCQVGRVVDAEYRVLGVDALRVIDGSTFNASPGTNPQATVMMLGRYMGVKLRDERYVNYGHGLEFNWNELRVIIGKRESSKVKARRRKKKKKEAAVLNNQDSVVRCLIKQSSFRAPLYWQGACEAM is encoded by the exons ATGGCTTCGGACCAGCCGTTCGCGAGAGCACTGGCGGCCATCTGCGTAGGCTTCTTCGTCATCCTATGCTGCTCGCCACAAG CGCGAGCCGTGGACTACACGTTCGCCCGGGACGCGACGCGGGCGCCGGCGGTGTCGTACTACGACTACATCATCGTGGGCGGCGGCACGGCGGGGTGCCCGCTCGCCGCCACGCTGTCGCAGCGCTTCCGCGTGCTCCTGCTGGAGCGCGGCGGGTCGCCCTACGGCGACCAGCGGGTGGAGAACATGACCCACTTCACGGCCACGCTCGCGGACACGTCCCCGGGGTCGCCGGCGCAGCGCTTCGTGTCCGAGGACGGCGTCATCAACTCGCGCCCGCGGGTGCTGGGCGGCGGCAGCTGCATCAACGCCGGGTTCTACACGCGCGCCAGCGACGAGTACGTGATGGACGTCGGGTGGGACCTCGAGGCGGCCAAGGCGGCGTACCGGTGGGTGGAGGACGTGGTGGCGTTCCACCCGGAGCTCGGCCCCTGGCAGGGCGCGCTGCAGAGGGGGCTCATGGAGGTCGGCGTCGCGCCGGACAACGGCTTCACGTTCGACCACATCGACGGGACCAAGGTCGGCGGCTCCATATTCGACGACGAGGGGCGGCGCCACACGGCCGCCGACCTGCTGCGGTACGCGCGCCCCGAGGGCATCGACCTGCTGCTCCGGGCCAGAGTGGCCAAGATCCTCTTCAACGTCGGAG GGCGCCGGGCACGGCCGGTGGCGCACGGCGTGGTGTTCCACGACTCCAGAGGGCGGATGCACAAGGCCTACCTCAACACCGGCGGCCGCAACGAGATCATCCTCTCGGCGGGCGCCTTGGGCAGCCCGCAGCTGCTGATGCTCAGCGGCGTCGGCCCCGCGGACCACCTGCGCTCCTTCAACATCACCCTCGTGCTGAACCAGTCGGCGGTCGGCCAGGGCATGGCCGACAACCCCATGAACGCCATCTTCGTGCCGTCGCCTTCCCCCGTCGAGGTCTCCCTCATCCAGGTCGTCGGCATCACCCAGTTCGGCAGCTACATCGAGGGCGCCAGCGGCTCCAACTGGGCCAACCCGCGCCACCAGGGCTCCGGTGGCAACCGCCGGCCGCCCCGCAACTTCGGCATGTTCTCTCCCCAG ACTGGGCAGCTGGCCACGGTGCCCCCGAAGCAGCGCACGCCGGAGGCGATCGCGCGCGCGGCGGACGCGATGAGCCAGCTCGACGACTCGGTGTTCCGCGGCGGCTTCATCCTGGAGAAGGTCCTTGGGCCGGCGTCCACGGGCCACCTGGAGCTGCGGAACCTCAACCCGGACGACAACCCGGCGGTGACGTTCAACTACTTCTCGCACCCGGAGGACCTCCGGCGCTGCGTGGAGGGGTTGACGCTCATCGAGCGCGTCATCCAGTCCAAATCCTTCGAGAACTTCACGTACCCCTACTTCTCCATGGAGGAGCTGCTCAACATCACGGCGGAGTTCCCCGTGAACCTGCTGCCGCGGCACGACAACGACTCCAAGTCGCTGGAGCAGTTCTGCAAGGACACCGTGATGACCATCTGGCACTACCACGGCGGCTGCCAGGTCGGCAGGGTCGTGGACGCCGAGTACCGGGTGCTCGGCGTCGACGCGCTGCGCGTCATCGACGGCTCCACGTTCAACGCCTCGCCGGGAACCAACCCGCAGGCCACCGTGATGATGCTCGGCAG GTATATGGGGGTTAAGCTGCGAGACGAGAGA TATGTGAACTATGGTCACGGACTAGAATTCAATTGGAATGAGTTGCGCGTCATTATTGGAA AGAGGGAGAGCAGCAAGGTCAaggcaaggaggaggaagaagaagaagaaggaagcagCTGTTCTGAACAATCAAGATTCAGTAGTGAGATGTCTAATTAAGCAGTCCAGTTTCAGGGCTCCTCTTTATTGGCAGGGAGCGTGTGAGGCCATGTAG